The Flavobacterium praedii genome window below encodes:
- a CDS encoding ATP-binding protein, which produces MVRRQQTDYAKARLFKGKALLVFGPRQVGKTTFVENLIADLDKKTLFLNGDESDVLVLFENPNVTKLKNIIGDNEVLVIDEAQRITNIGIVIKIIVDQIKSVQVIATGSSSFELANKLNEPLTGRKYEMYLYPLAFSEMVTHNGLLDEKRNLEQRLIYGSYPEIITNPIDAKEHIKLIANSYLYKDLFLLDQISKPVLLQKIVKALALQVGSEVNYNELSRLLQIDNKTVEKYIDLLEKTFVVFKLPALSNNIRNEIKKGRKIYFYDNGVINAVTGNFNPLSQRTDIGSLWENYIISERIKHLNIQQNEAIPYFWRTTQQQEIDYIEKIDNQILACEIKWNPKVKYKIPVTFSTNYENVASKIVTPDNYEEFLF; this is translated from the coding sequence ATGGTAAGAAGACAACAAACAGACTACGCCAAAGCCCGCTTATTCAAAGGAAAAGCGCTACTGGTTTTTGGACCAAGGCAAGTTGGAAAAACCACTTTTGTTGAAAATCTAATTGCCGATTTAGACAAAAAAACACTTTTTCTGAACGGAGACGAATCGGATGTGCTTGTTTTATTCGAAAACCCAAATGTTACCAAACTAAAAAACATCATTGGCGACAACGAAGTCCTTGTTATTGACGAAGCACAGCGTATCACAAACATTGGCATTGTAATCAAAATTATAGTAGACCAGATCAAATCGGTTCAAGTTATCGCCACAGGTTCGTCCAGCTTTGAATTGGCCAACAAACTCAACGAACCCTTAACTGGAAGAAAATACGAAATGTATTTGTACCCACTCGCATTTTCAGAAATGGTAACTCATAACGGATTATTAGACGAAAAAAGAAACTTGGAACAACGCTTAATTTACGGAAGTTATCCAGAAATAATAACAAACCCAATTGACGCCAAGGAACACATAAAACTGATTGCCAATAGCTATTTGTACAAAGATTTGTTCCTATTAGACCAAATATCAAAACCTGTATTGCTTCAAAAAATAGTCAAAGCATTGGCACTTCAAGTAGGAAGCGAGGTCAATTACAATGAACTCAGCAGACTCCTTCAAATAGACAACAAAACCGTTGAAAAATACATCGACCTGCTCGAGAAAACATTTGTAGTTTTCAAGCTTCCCGCCCTGTCCAATAATATCCGAAATGAAATAAAAAAAGGCAGAAAAATTTATTTTTATGACAATGGCGTAATCAATGCTGTTACTGGAAACTTCAATCCTTTGTCACAAAGAACCGACATTGGCAGTTTATGGGAGAACTACATTATAAGCGAGCGTATAAAACACCTTAACATCCAACAAAATGAAGCTATTCCCTATTTTTGGCGAACCACACAACAACAGGAAATAGATTATATTGAAAAAATAGACAACCAAATTTTAGCTTGCGAAATAAAATGGAATCCTAAAGTGAAATATAAAATTCCCGTTACTTTTTCTACAAATTATGAAAATGTAGCATCAAAAATAGTAACACCAGACAACTACGAAGAGTTTTTATTTTAA
- a CDS encoding TetR/AcrR family transcriptional regulator — protein sequence MKEKIISKASDLFLKLGFKSVTMDDIACEMCISKKTIYKYFCNKEVLIEESTEMVHKEVHGIIDTIVAKNYNAIEENFEIRKMFKEMFQATDTSPLYQLKKHYPDIYQKVMSREIEECNLCFKQNIEKGIEQELYRKDLNTDVYVKFYYSLIFSIKENTISERESTKLELEALEYHTRAMATPKGIIELENQLQKTPQ from the coding sequence ATGAAAGAAAAAATTATATCAAAAGCCAGCGACTTGTTTTTAAAACTTGGGTTTAAAAGCGTCACTATGGATGATATTGCTTGCGAAATGTGTATTTCCAAAAAGACCATTTACAAATATTTTTGCAACAAGGAAGTGCTTATCGAAGAAAGTACCGAAATGGTTCACAAGGAAGTACATGGAATTATAGATACGATTGTTGCTAAAAACTACAATGCTATTGAAGAAAATTTTGAGATCAGAAAAATGTTCAAAGAAATGTTTCAGGCGACAGATACTTCTCCTCTTTATCAATTAAAAAAACACTACCCCGATATTTATCAAAAAGTGATGTCGCGTGAAATCGAAGAATGCAATCTGTGTTTTAAACAAAATATTGAAAAAGGAATAGAACAAGAATTATACCGAAAAGATCTGAATACAGATGTCTATGTAAAATTCTATTATTCCTTAATTTTTAGCATTAAAGAGAATACGATTTCCGAAAGAGAATCAACGAAACTTGAATTGGAAGCACTCGAATACCACACTCGAGCAATGGCAACTCCAAAAGGGATAATCGAACTTGAAAACCAACTGCAAAAAACCCCACAATAA
- a CDS encoding SDR family oxidoreductase → METTKTIVVTGSQSGMGYASRLLLEKNGAKVIGVTNTADAEVQADLSTPEGVDYAVQEIIKLSGGNIDGVFANAGVDSSNAALVFGLNYFGIIRLITALQPYLKKSNNGRVVINASNSVVITPGIPNDVVEALLEMDKEKAMNLIQKNPFWTYQASKTAITKWVRQNAFKSDWAGSNISMNLIAPGVVLTALIEHDMKDPVKAKGINSLPKPNGDFAKAENIAPLVKFLLLDDSRFIIGQYIIIDGGVEVTWRGNESPKTWDISFDDFGALSSTGDS, encoded by the coding sequence ATGGAAACAACAAAAACAATTGTAGTTACAGGTTCTCAATCTGGAATGGGATATGCATCACGATTATTGCTCGAGAAAAATGGTGCTAAAGTAATTGGAGTTACCAATACAGCTGACGCCGAGGTTCAAGCAGATTTATCAACACCTGAAGGAGTAGATTATGCGGTTCAGGAAATTATAAAATTGAGTGGAGGGAATATTGATGGCGTTTTTGCCAATGCAGGTGTAGATAGCTCAAATGCGGCTCTTGTTTTTGGTTTAAATTATTTTGGAATAATTAGATTGATTACTGCTTTACAACCTTATCTCAAAAAATCTAATAATGGAAGGGTTGTCATAAATGCATCCAATTCTGTTGTTATTACACCGGGTATTCCAAATGATGTTGTTGAAGCGTTATTAGAAATGGATAAAGAGAAGGCGATGAATCTTATTCAAAAAAATCCTTTTTGGACCTATCAAGCAAGTAAGACAGCCATAACAAAATGGGTGCGACAAAATGCCTTCAAAAGCGATTGGGCAGGTAGTAATATTTCGATGAATTTGATTGCTCCAGGTGTTGTTTTGACTGCATTAATCGAGCATGATATGAAAGATCCTGTAAAAGCAAAAGGGATAAATAGTTTACCTAAACCGAATGGTGATTTTGCAAAAGCAGAAAACATTGCCCCTTTGGTTAAATTTTTACTTTTAGATGATTCCCGTTTTATCATAGGACAATACATTATTATTGATGGTGGAGTTGAAGTTACATGGCGCGGAAACGAATCCCCTAAAACGTGGGACATTAGTTTTGATGATTTTGGTGCTTTATCGTCAACGGGAGATTCGTAA
- a CDS encoding efflux RND transporter periplasmic adaptor subunit has translation MKKIIILITLSIVLFACNSSEKNQSVEKLIASKDLKAITAKKNELQLQITQLEEAIATLDTNKVTEALVTAIQLKDTVFNHYLEVQGSINTNENVLIQPEFPGNLVELNVKAGQRVSKGQVLARTDDGGMSQQLASAENQYALAKTTFERQKNLWSQKIGSEIQFLQAQTQMISAQKGVAQIKAQIAKTVIRAPFSGTIDEVFVEKGEVVAASAQGLMRIVNLGNMYVSTSIPETYIGKLKIGTEVDVFLTSLGKTYKGKVRQIGNFINPNNRSFGIEVSVPNPENLLRPNQVAKLKVIDYVNKNAVVVPTNVVQQDGQKNTFVYTVINSNGKTGIAKKAIVKTGQSSDNVTEILSGLDANTIIVTEGMNTISDGMKLNF, from the coding sequence ATGAAAAAAATAATTATTCTAATCACTCTTTCAATTGTATTGTTCGCTTGCAATTCATCCGAAAAGAACCAATCTGTTGAAAAACTAATTGCTTCAAAAGATCTAAAAGCAATAACGGCAAAGAAAAATGAGCTACAATTGCAGATTACCCAACTTGAAGAAGCTATAGCAACATTAGACACCAATAAAGTTACAGAAGCATTAGTTACTGCCATACAATTAAAAGACACGGTTTTTAACCATTATCTCGAAGTACAAGGAAGCATTAACACCAATGAAAATGTATTAATTCAACCTGAATTTCCAGGAAACTTAGTAGAATTGAATGTGAAAGCTGGACAAAGAGTTTCCAAAGGACAAGTTCTAGCCCGAACCGATGATGGAGGAATGAGCCAACAACTGGCTAGTGCCGAAAATCAATATGCTCTTGCCAAAACTACTTTTGAACGCCAAAAAAACCTGTGGAGTCAAAAAATTGGATCCGAAATTCAATTTCTGCAAGCGCAAACTCAAATGATTTCGGCACAAAAAGGAGTAGCACAAATAAAAGCACAAATAGCAAAAACCGTAATAAGAGCACCTTTCTCTGGAACAATCGATGAAGTTTTTGTCGAAAAAGGAGAAGTAGTTGCAGCAAGCGCTCAGGGTTTGATGCGTATTGTAAACTTAGGAAATATGTATGTTTCTACTTCTATCCCCGAAACGTACATTGGTAAACTAAAAATTGGTACCGAAGTAGATGTTTTTTTAACTTCTTTGGGCAAAACCTACAAAGGAAAAGTGCGTCAAATAGGGAATTTTATCAATCCAAACAATAGAAGTTTTGGAATAGAAGTTAGCGTTCCCAATCCAGAAAATTTATTGAGACCAAACCAAGTAGCCAAATTAAAAGTGATTGATTATGTAAACAAAAATGCAGTGGTTGTTCCTACAAATGTTGTACAGCAAGATGGACAAAAAAACACTTTTGTTTATACCGTTATCAACTCGAATGGAAAAACAGGAATTGCAAAAAAAGCAATTGTAAAAACAGGGCAATCATCTGATAATGTTACCGAAATTTTGAGTGGTTTAGATGCTAACACCATTATTGTTACCGAAGGGATGAACACTATTTCAGACGGGATGAAATTGAACTTTTAG
- a CDS encoding SphA family protein gives MFYKNPLVPLKFFLAFLLIVSGTKLQAQGHYTGSSFNPNDYFIPPSPGWVFSLYYSYSKQDFYNNSGDKSDKFEISQSPPLSIELSQNVSTSSIIPMILYFGKGKILNARWGASLLPIANKPNASIVLDFYSGQNNAGEQVININSFGLGDFYIQPIWLTWEKENLATSISYGLWMPTGKYKTNSPENVGLGYWSHNFRIASRIKPIPKISFTTALTYELNSKQKGIDYIEGSHLTYDISSSYNFTMGHEIGLYGYSTWQTSNDKGEKGSELKDKIYGIGAYGSYWFIPGKIGVLARFTDNFGIRNRYAGLSVQLGINYLLL, from the coding sequence ATGTTTTACAAGAATCCTTTAGTACCACTTAAATTCTTTTTAGCCTTTCTTTTAATAGTATCTGGCACAAAACTACAGGCGCAAGGGCATTATACTGGAAGTAGTTTCAATCCAAATGATTATTTTATCCCCCCTAGTCCTGGCTGGGTATTTTCTTTATACTATTCTTATTCTAAACAAGATTTCTACAATAATTCAGGTGATAAATCGGATAAATTTGAAATAAGCCAATCTCCCCCGTTATCAATTGAATTAAGCCAAAACGTATCAACCAGTTCAATTATTCCGATGATTCTTTATTTTGGAAAAGGAAAAATATTGAATGCCAGATGGGGCGCTTCACTCCTACCTATTGCAAATAAACCAAATGCAAGTATAGTACTTGATTTTTATTCCGGTCAAAACAATGCTGGCGAACAAGTTATTAACATTAATTCCTTTGGATTAGGTGATTTTTACATACAACCCATTTGGCTAACTTGGGAGAAAGAAAATTTAGCAACTTCCATTTCATATGGTCTTTGGATGCCCACAGGTAAATACAAAACCAATAGTCCTGAAAATGTAGGACTGGGTTACTGGTCACATAATTTTCGAATCGCCAGCCGCATCAAGCCAATTCCAAAAATAAGTTTTACAACTGCATTAACTTATGAATTGAACAGCAAACAAAAAGGGATCGATTATATTGAGGGTAGCCACCTAACCTACGACATTAGCTCCTCTTACAATTTTACAATGGGTCATGAAATAGGACTTTATGGATATAGCACTTGGCAAACAAGTAATGATAAAGGAGAAAAGGGAAGTGAATTAAAAGACAAAATATATGGTATTGGAGCTTATGGATCGTACTGGTTCATTCCAGGCAAAATAGGTGTATTAGCAAGATTTACAGATAATTTTGGAATACGCAACAGATACGCTGGATTATCCGTGCAACTGGGCATAAACTATCTACTACTATAA
- a CDS encoding TolC family protein codes for MKKTIILILLIFAWSVNAQDTNKSYSFTLQQAIDYALEYNYAVINSERDIKAAKQKKWETTAMGLPQINAGLDYTNNFVLQKSVVPAEFFGGTPGEYAEVAFGTKHNMIARSTLSQLIFDGSYIVALQASKTYLKYYENAKLRTDIDIKEMVINSYGNVLLAKENIEILERNITSLQKTLNDTKAIYNNGLIEEESVEQLQITLGSLESTLNYNKRLLDITFQMLKINLGIELNQTVVLTDRLEDLTLQNMDLAFSNTEFDVNNNINFRIASNFEEQRTLEYKLERSKALPSLAANVNFGYTAFKDEFQFFTQNQKWFNYSNIGASLNVPIFSSLARSSRTQQAKIAVDQAKTQLTETEQKLKLQYATAKSEYEYSIADYETAKNNLRLSERIEKKQQIKFTEGLSTSFDFNDAQRQLYTSQQKYLQTMVTIINKKASLEKITTK; via the coding sequence ATGAAGAAAACAATTATACTAATTCTACTAATTTTTGCCTGGAGCGTCAATGCACAAGACACAAATAAGAGCTACTCCTTTACTTTGCAACAGGCGATAGATTATGCATTGGAATACAATTACGCTGTAATTAATTCAGAAAGAGATATCAAAGCAGCCAAACAAAAAAAATGGGAAACAACTGCAATGGGTCTACCACAAATTAATGCAGGACTGGATTATACCAATAATTTTGTTTTACAAAAATCAGTTGTACCAGCAGAATTCTTTGGCGGAACTCCTGGAGAATATGCCGAGGTAGCTTTTGGCACAAAACACAATATGATTGCACGATCTACTCTGAGTCAACTTATTTTTGACGGTTCTTATATCGTTGCACTTCAAGCATCAAAAACGTATTTAAAGTATTACGAAAATGCTAAACTAAGAACCGATATTGATATAAAAGAAATGGTTATAAACTCGTATGGAAATGTTTTATTAGCCAAAGAAAATATCGAAATCCTTGAAAGAAACATTACCTCTTTGCAAAAAACACTAAATGATACTAAAGCCATTTACAACAATGGATTAATTGAAGAAGAAAGTGTCGAGCAATTGCAAATCACGCTGGGTTCGTTAGAAAGTACCTTGAACTACAACAAACGATTATTGGATATTACTTTTCAAATGCTAAAAATAAATTTAGGGATTGAACTTAATCAAACTGTTGTTTTGACAGATCGTCTGGAAGATTTGACCCTTCAAAATATGGATTTAGCTTTTTCGAATACCGAGTTTGATGTCAATAACAACATCAATTTTAGAATTGCTTCCAATTTTGAGGAACAAAGAACATTGGAATACAAACTAGAAAGAAGTAAAGCGTTGCCTTCATTGGCAGCCAATGTCAATTTTGGATATACCGCTTTTAAAGATGAATTTCAGTTTTTTACCCAAAATCAAAAATGGTTTAATTATTCGAATATTGGTGCTAGTTTGAATGTGCCAATATTTAGTAGTTTGGCCAGAAGTTCCAGAACACAACAAGCCAAAATTGCTGTAGATCAAGCCAAAACCCAATTGACCGAAACGGAACAAAAATTAAAATTACAATACGCTACCGCAAAAAGTGAATACGAATACAGTATCGCAGATTACGAAACCGCAAAAAACAATTTGCGCTTATCCGAAAGAATTGAGAAAAAACAACAAATCAAATTTACGGAAGGACTTTCGACCAGTTTTGATTTTAATGATGCCCAACGCCAATTGTATACTTCACAACAAAAGTACTTACAAACAATGGTCACTATTATCAATAAAAAAGCAAGTTTAGAAAAAATAACGACTAAATAA
- a CDS encoding efflux RND transporter permease subunit, with the protein MSHQNKEFGISSWAIENRVTVYILTLLIVITGIIAYVTMPREDFPEIIENKVYISSIFPGNSAEDVEKLIIKPLEKEFKNISGVEKITSSSFQDYGMIIVEFGDKISILDAKTKIKDKVDIVKADTDWPNLDNGSKVEPSVFELNISEEVPILNINLQGNYTTQQLKKYGELLQDDIEEIPEVKKVDILGVDDKEVEIAVDIFKMTAAQVSFDDIQNAVKYENMTLSGGNLISQGSRNNIRIVGEIKDPKELENIIVKHNGGTVYLKDIAVVRFKEKEKTTYAREKGTEVVMLNVKKRSNQNMISAIEQVKEKIEEAKTSYLPSNLKIELTNDQSSRVEHQVDELSNHIIFGIVLVMIVLMFTMGLRNSLFVGAAIPLSMLMAFSILSAFGLTLNTMVLFGLVMGLGMLVDDGIVVVDNVFANMKKGMNRMQASKIGIGEIAWPVIASTATTLMAFLPFALWPGTMGKFMKYFPITLTVTLSASLFVAMVVNAAMTAGSMEIEDKNVTKKSAKTYSIIFTIIAVIFVLVGNIYDSKLAKAIGHLAIISLGLMWLYKLKLYQWTQDFQHSFFPRMEERYKVFLAKILTQRNAWISLVGIIGLLFFSFILLGIFPRKVLFFPDNIPNQVITYIEYPQGTDIEKTNKATLFVEKQVINILSKYVDKSTNKNYLAESIVSQVGVGAGNPNVDAGSDSETPFKGKVTVNFSEYKFRKGISTADILEEIRGKVKAIAGATVTVEKDANGPPAGYPISIQLTGIDYDEMLREADKMITFINSKNIPGIERLSIDVNKESPELEVKVDRVSAGSLGVSTGQLGFNLRRSVYGQEISTFKEGDDDYNITMRMQDDQRKNENILFNQALTFRNPANGQMMQVPISAVSETKKTTTYNQIKRKNQKRIMTVYSNVLTGYNGDEITKQIAADLKGYELPKSVSYSFSGVQEEQGKNQSFLMYALFLALAGITIIIVLQFNSVSKSMVILFTVLLSFSGVFYGYVIANMDFVILMTMMGIISLAGIVVKNGIVLMDFFVLLLDKKVADNHLESHDDLTLDEIKEVIIESGKSRLRPVLLTALTAVLGLIPLAIGLNFDFFSLVTELNPHIFMGGDNVIFWGPLAWTIIFGLTYATVLTLVMVPVMFYLVKRTKYWLRDRRNSRIASEE; encoded by the coding sequence ATGTCACACCAAAACAAAGAATTCGGAATATCAAGTTGGGCCATCGAAAATCGAGTTACGGTTTATATCCTAACTTTATTGATTGTTATTACTGGAATCATTGCCTACGTTACGATGCCTCGTGAAGATTTTCCTGAAATTATAGAGAATAAAGTATATATCTCTTCTATATTTCCTGGAAACTCAGCAGAAGATGTCGAAAAATTAATCATAAAACCACTCGAGAAAGAATTTAAAAACATCAGCGGGGTCGAAAAAATAACTTCGAGTTCTTTTCAAGATTACGGAATGATCATTGTCGAATTTGGAGACAAAATCAGTATTTTGGATGCAAAGACAAAGATCAAGGACAAAGTAGATATTGTAAAAGCAGATACCGACTGGCCAAATCTTGACAATGGAAGCAAAGTAGAACCAAGTGTTTTTGAATTGAACATTTCGGAAGAAGTACCCATTCTAAACATCAATTTACAGGGAAATTACACCACTCAACAACTAAAAAAATATGGCGAACTACTTCAAGACGACATCGAAGAAATACCCGAAGTTAAAAAAGTAGACATCCTTGGTGTAGATGACAAAGAAGTTGAAATTGCCGTAGACATTTTTAAAATGACCGCTGCTCAAGTATCCTTTGATGACATCCAGAATGCAGTAAAATATGAGAATATGACACTTTCTGGTGGAAATCTAATCTCTCAAGGTTCTAGAAATAACATCAGAATCGTAGGTGAAATCAAAGACCCGAAAGAACTGGAAAACATTATTGTAAAACACAATGGCGGAACCGTTTACCTAAAAGATATTGCTGTTGTTCGTTTTAAAGAAAAAGAAAAAACAACCTATGCCCGTGAAAAAGGAACCGAAGTAGTCATGTTGAACGTAAAAAAACGTTCCAATCAAAACATGATTTCGGCCATTGAACAAGTGAAAGAAAAAATTGAAGAAGCCAAAACATCTTACCTTCCTTCAAATCTTAAAATTGAGTTGACAAACGATCAATCTTCTCGTGTAGAACACCAAGTAGATGAATTGTCAAACCACATCATTTTCGGAATTGTGTTGGTAATGATCGTATTGATGTTTACCATGGGATTACGAAATTCTCTATTTGTTGGAGCCGCTATTCCTTTGTCTATGTTAATGGCATTTAGTATACTTTCGGCATTTGGATTAACCTTAAATACTATGGTTCTGTTCGGATTGGTAATGGGACTGGGAATGCTTGTTGATGACGGAATTGTAGTAGTTGACAACGTTTTTGCCAATATGAAAAAAGGCATGAACCGTATGCAAGCTTCCAAAATAGGTATTGGAGAAATCGCTTGGCCTGTAATTGCGTCAACGGCAACTACCTTAATGGCCTTTTTGCCTTTTGCTTTGTGGCCAGGGACAATGGGGAAATTCATGAAATATTTTCCAATCACATTAACCGTTACTTTATCCGCATCGTTGTTTGTTGCTATGGTAGTTAATGCTGCCATGACCGCAGGTTCTATGGAAATTGAAGATAAAAATGTGACCAAAAAATCGGCTAAGACCTATTCAATCATTTTTACAATAATTGCTGTTATTTTTGTCTTAGTCGGTAATATATACGATTCCAAACTGGCAAAAGCGATCGGGCACCTTGCTATCATTTCGCTTGGGCTAATGTGGTTGTACAAATTGAAATTGTACCAATGGACGCAAGATTTTCAACACAGTTTCTTTCCTAGAATGGAAGAAAGATACAAAGTGTTTTTGGCTAAAATTTTAACCCAAAGAAATGCTTGGATTTCTTTGGTTGGAATAATTGGATTATTATTTTTCTCTTTCATCTTATTGGGAATCTTCCCTAGAAAAGTATTATTCTTTCCAGATAATATTCCAAATCAAGTGATTACCTATATTGAATATCCGCAAGGAACCGATATTGAAAAAACCAACAAGGCTACCCTATTTGTAGAAAAACAAGTAATAAACATATTAAGTAAATATGTAGATAAGAGCACCAATAAAAATTACTTGGCTGAATCCATCGTCTCCCAAGTTGGTGTTGGAGCCGGAAATCCAAATGTAGATGCTGGATCTGATTCTGAAACCCCTTTCAAAGGAAAAGTAACAGTAAATTTTTCGGAATACAAATTTAGAAAAGGAATCAGTACTGCCGATATTTTAGAAGAAATTAGAGGAAAAGTAAAAGCAATTGCAGGAGCTACAGTTACTGTAGAAAAAGATGCAAACGGTCCACCGGCAGGTTATCCAATCAGCATTCAGTTGACAGGAATTGATTATGATGAAATGCTTAGAGAAGCGGACAAAATGATCACTTTCATCAATTCAAAAAACATTCCTGGAATAGAACGTTTGAGTATTGATGTCAATAAAGAAAGTCCTGAACTTGAGGTAAAAGTTGACCGTGTAAGTGCAGGAAGTCTTGGTGTTTCTACAGGACAATTGGGTTTCAATTTGCGTCGTTCCGTATACGGTCAAGAAATCTCCACTTTCAAAGAAGGTGATGACGATTACAACATCACCATGCGTATGCAAGATGACCAACGCAAGAACGAAAATATATTATTCAATCAGGCATTAACTTTCAGAAATCCAGCCAATGGACAAATGATGCAAGTTCCTATTTCGGCTGTTTCCGAAACAAAAAAAACAACAACCTACAATCAAATCAAAAGGAAAAACCAAAAACGTATTATGACGGTGTACTCCAATGTTCTGACGGGTTACAATGGAGATGAGATTACAAAACAAATTGCTGCCGATTTAAAAGGATATGAATTACCAAAATCAGTAAGTTACTCCTTTTCAGGAGTGCAAGAAGAACAAGGAAAAAACCAAAGCTTCCTGATGTATGCTTTATTTTTGGCTTTGGCAGGAATCACTATCATCATCGTATTGCAGTTTAATTCCGTTTCCAAATCGATGGTTATTTTATTTACAGTCTTACTAAGTTTTAGTGGCGTCTTTTATGGTTATGTCATTGCCAACATGGATTTTGTAATCCTGATGACCATGATGGGAATCATATCACTCGCAGGGATTGTAGTAAAAAATGGAATTGTATTAATGGACTTCTTCGTATTATTATTGGACAAAAAAGTAGCTGATAATCATTTAGAAAGTCACGATGATTTAACTTTAGACGAAATCAAAGAAGTAATTATCGAGTCTGGAAAATCCAGACTTCGACCAGTTCTATTAACAGCTTTAACCGCAGTATTGGGATTAATTCCTCTAGCGATTGGTCTAAACTTTGACTTCTTCTCTTTGGTAACCGAACTGAATCCACACATTTTCATGGGAGGAGACAACGTAATATTCTGGGGACCATTGGCCTGGACCATCATTTTCGGATTAACTTACGCTACAGTTTTAACTTTAGTAATGGTTCCCGTAATGTTTTACCTTGTTAAGAGAACCAAATATTGGTTAAGAGATAGAAGAAACAGCAGAATCGCATCAGAAGAATAA